One window of Siniperca chuatsi isolate FFG_IHB_CAS linkage group LG19, ASM2008510v1, whole genome shotgun sequence genomic DNA carries:
- the LOC122866875 gene encoding dermatan-sulfate epimerase-like protein: MYSQMPGNMAFNWVVYSVFLLPLFAVGTAFSGVFNTTDRDIFTDDLLQVKLTQDRATEQWKLQSTDSHPNLYFNQVDVLHLRQMSSTTHSHIFKVIRAAALTMLSNVPFYMPPVKHLEFTSKWNEIYGNNLPPLALYCLLCPEDSAALQFLIKFMDRMAEYPDWKVTSAPNDEVPMAHSLTGFATAYDFIYSYLDERQRDVYLKKIRSETEELYELSKYRGWGKQYLQNHQTTNILAILTGAIVVGSHDDPESMTWKQVAVNYMEKTMFLLNHVVDGSLDEGVAYGSYTAKSITQYVFLAQRHFNIDNLQNNWLRGHFWFYYNTLLPGFQRTVGIADSNYNWFYGPESQLVFLDTFVMRNGTGNWLAQQIRKHRPKDGPMGQSSAQRWATLHTEYIWYNSHLTPQPPHSFGQARMHIFSNWGVVTYGAGLPNGQGNTFVSFKSGKLGGRAVYDIVHDKPYSWVEGWNSFNPGHEHPDQNSFTFAPNGQVFVSEALYGPKYSYLNNVLVFSPSPTSQCNSPWEGQLGECAKWLRWTDEGVGDTRGEVIVASSHRDTMFVSGEAVSAYSPAMRLKSVFRALVLLNSQTLLVLDHVEKWGDSPVKSLSAFFHNLDIDFKYVPFRFMDRYNGAMMDVWDAHYKMFWFDSQGHSPDTRIQEAEQAAEFKKRWTQYVNVTFPMTGTVSRVAYVLHGPYVRVSSCRFMDNSKNGVRLSLTINNTEKIVSIATNYKDIGARLTYLGFGGHCKVEDGYQITRYGLGTQLIPKQISSDNQLFDFGFTVNVIAGVVLCVAIGFFTTQRKFYVCFSRMMRYALLSVLILWIAELLFVSNSCDQLLCGVKWKGAGAKSEVNKQIRLYEQHQLPLPTVVITTLPGSGSEILKHLFYNSSDFVYIRVPTEHVDIPETEFEFDSLVDACEWSRSDAVRGRFKIIQGWLHSLVHNTKLHLQNIQLVEGSRVKQPQRVGPTRDRKKRSRRREPASELKGKLRASLDKDAEYVREMRRHVAEYPNARVVLNMRSGSWTLKLPFIQEVVGPSLRTIYLVRDPRAWIYLMVYNSKPSLYSLKNIPQHLSLIFKENAVRDGCPTVAPEFKIIQRLLSHSEKNPILILAHLWLAHTAAVLRVSEGLPEESYLQVRFEDVVNFPQETAEGIHTFLGVPVSPAALNQLIFTTSTNLYNLMYEGDISPANINMWRQKMPRRDIRLIEDICRSVMKRLGYTRFAS, translated from the coding sequence ATGTATTCACAAATGCCTGGCAACATGGCATTTAACTGGGTtgtatattctgtttttttactgcCACTGTTTGCAGTGGGGACAGCTTTCTCTGGAGTCTTCAacaccacagacagagacattTTTACAGATGATTTGCTGCAGGTCAAGCTCACACAAGACAGAGCGACTGAGCAGTGGAAACTCCAGTCTACTGATTCCCATCCTAACCTATATTTTAACCAAGTGGATGTGTTGCACTTGAGGCAAATGTCCTCCACCACCCACAGTCACATATTTAAAGTCATCCGGGCGGCTGCGCTCACCATGTTGTCTAATGTCCCCTTTTACATGCCCCCTGTGAAACATTTGGAGTTTACAAGCAAGTGGAATGAGATTTATGGGAACAACCTGCCTCCCCTGGCTCTCTACTGCCTGTTGTGCCCAGAGGACTCTGCTGCCCTGCAGTTTCTTATCAAGTTTATGGATAGGATGGCTGAATACCCAGACTGGAAGGTGACCAGTGCCCCTAATGACGAGGTCCCCATGGCGCACTCTCTCACTGGGTTTGCTACTGCTTATGACTTTATTTACTCCTACCTGGATGAACGGCAGAGGGATGTTTACCTCAAGAAAATTCGCTCTGAGACAGAGGAGCTGTATGAGCTCTCAAAGTACAGAGGGTGGGGGAAACAGTATCTCCAAAATCATCAAACCACTAACATATTAGCCATCCTGACTGGTGCAATAGTTGTTGGATCACATGACGACCCAGAGTCAATGACCTGGAAACAAGTGGCAGTGAACTACATGGAGAAAACTATGTTTCTCCTAAACCATGTTGTTGACGGGTCTCTGGATGAGGGGGTAGCGTATGGAAGTTACACAGCCAAGTCCATCACACAGTATGTCTTCTTAGCTCAGCGCCATTTCAACATTGATAACTTGCAGAACAACTGGCTGCGGGGACACTTCTGGTTTTATTATAACACTCTGTTGCCGGGGTTTCAGAGAACAGTTGGCATCGCAGACTCCAACTACAACTGGTTTTATGGGCCGGAGAGCCAGCTTGTTTTCCTCGACACATTCGTCATGAGGAACGGAACGGGTAACTGGCTGGCTCAACAAATTAGAAAGCACCGACCCAAAGATGGTCCCATGGGACAGTCATCAGCCCAGCGCTGGGCTACACTTCACACAGAATACATCTGGTACAACAGCCACCTCACGCCGCAGCCTCCCCACAGCTTTGGCCAAGCTAGGATGCATATTTTCTCAAACTGGGGTGTGGTTACCTATGGAGCAGGGCTACCCAACGGCCAGGGTAATACTTTTGTCTCCTTTAAGTCTGGCAAGCTGGGTGGCCGTGCAGTCTATGACATTGTCCATGACAAGCCTTACTCCTGGGTGGAGGGCTGGAACAGTTTTAACCCAGGTCACGAACACCCTGATCAGAACTCTTTTACGTTTGCTCCTAATGGACAGGTATTTGTGTCTGAAGCACTTTATGGTCCCAAGTATAGCTATCTTAACAATGTTTTGGTGTTTAGTCCGTCTCCTACAAGCCAGTGTAACAGTCCATGGGAGGGTCAGTTGGGGGAGTGTGCCAAGTGGCTGCGCTGGACTGATGAGGGGGTGGGTGATACCAGAGGGGAGGTGATTGTCGCCTCCTCACACAGGGACACCATGTTTGTGAGTGGGGAAGCAGTGTCGGCTTATTCCCCCGCTATGAGACTAAAGAGTGTGTTCAGAGCCTTGGTTCTGCTCAACTCACAGACTTTGCTGGTGCTCGACCACGTGGAGAAGTGGGGTGATTCACCTGTAAAGTCCCTCAGTGCATTTTTCCACAATCTTGACATTGATTTTAAATACGTTCCTTTCAGATTCATGGACAGATATAACGGCGCGATGATGGATGTGTGGGATGCTCATTATAAAATGTTCTGGTTCGACAGCCAGGGTCATAGCCCTGATACCAGGATACAGGAGGCAGAGCAGGCGgctgagtttaaaaaaaggtggACTCAGTATGTCAACGTCACTTTTCCAATGACAGGCACAGTCAGCAGAGTAGCTTACGTGTTACACGGGCCATATGTCAGAGTGTCCAGCTGTAGATTTATGGATAACAGCAAAAATGGTGTGAGACTTTCTTTAACCATAAATAACACAGAGAAGATAGTCTCAATTGCTACAAACTATAAAGACATAGGAGCTAGGTTGACTTATTTAGGATTTGGAGGTCACTGTAAAGTTGAGGATGGATATCAAATCACTCGATATGGCCTTGGGACGCAACTCATCCCCAAACAAATCAGCAGTGATAATCAGCTGTTTGACTTTGGGTTCACAGTCAATGTGATAGCAGGGGTTGTTCTCTGTGTGGCCATAGGATTTTTCACCACGCAGAGAAAGTTTTATGTCTGCTTCAGCAGGATGATGCGTTACGCCCTTCTCTCTGTGCTCATTCTGTGGATAGcagagctgctgtttgtgtctaACAGCTGCGATCAGCTTCTCTGTGGGGTAAAATGGAAAGGTGCGGGTGCCAAAAGcgaagtaaacaaacaaatcagactGTATGAGCAGCACCAGCTCCCCTTGCCCACCGTCGTCATAACAACCCTTCCCGGATCAGGATCAGAAATACTCAAGCACCTTTTCTACAACAGCTCAGACTTTGTTTACATAAGGGTTCCCACCGAGCACGTGGACATTCCTGAGACTGAGTTTGAGTTTGACTCTCTGGTCGACGCCTGTGAGTGGTCAAGGTCAGATGCTGTGCGTGGACGGTTTAAGATTATTCAGGGCTGGCTGCATTCGCTGGTCCACAACACCAAGCTGCACTTGCAAAATATTCAGCTGGTAGAGGGCAGCAGGGTCAAACAGCCCCAGAGAGTTGGGCCCACTagggacagaaagaaaagatcCAGGAGGAGAGAGCCGGCCTCTGAGCTGAAGGGTAAACTGAGAGCCAGTCTGGACAAAGACGCAGAGTATGTTAGGGAGATGAGGCGCCATGTTGCGGAGTACCCTAATGCCCGGGTGGTCCTCAATATGCGGAGTGGAAGCTGGACGctcaaactgccttttattcaGGAGGTTGTAGGACCTTCCCTGAGGACAATATACTTGGTGAGAGACCCTCGAGCGTGGATTTATCTCATGGTTTATAACAGCAAACCTAGCCTTTACTCCCTTAAAAACATCCCGCAGCACCTTTCCTTGATATTCAAAGAGAATGCTGTCAGGGATGGGTGCCCAACTGTGGCGCCAGAGTTTAAGATAATCCAGAGGCTGCTGTCCCATTCAGAGAAAAACCCCATCCTGATACTAGCTCATCTGTGGCTGGCTCACACCGCAGCAGTGCTGAGGGTCAGCGAGGGCCTCCCTGAGGAGTCCTACCTCCAAGTGAGGTTTGAGGACGTGGTCAACTTCCCGCAGGAGACAGCAGAGGGCATACACACATTCCTGGGGGTGCCTGTCTCACCCGCAGCCCTAAATCAACTTATATTCACCACCTCCACaaacctgtacaatctaatgtaTGAAGGAGACATTTCACCAGCCAACATTAACATGTGGAGGCAAAAAATGCCTCGACGGGACATCAGACTAATAGAGGACATATGTAGGAGTGTGATGAAGAGGCTGGGTTACACCAGGTTCGCCAGTTAA